gtgtgtgtgtctttctTAGTTGTTGACGATTTGGTAACTGCAGCAGTTAGCTGAATTCTCTTCGCTACTCCCTTTGTCTTCTCTGCCAGCCTGCCAGTGACTTCCTTAACCATTTTCGAGTTGCAACTCTTGGTCTTCAGTttctggttttggtttttgccttttgccaAGTGCCTTTTGgcttataaaatatttaaacgtTTTGTGGCTTTTTTGGTCGCAACATATTTGCAACAAAAGTGGGCAAAAGTACAAGAGAAGAACTCTCTTTTTTCCTTtaccattttcttttttcttttttttttttggtagaaGTTGAAAGTTGCGCCCTGGCGTATGCTATTAATATTATGCGACAGCTGTTGGACTGCTTAAATATTTACTCAatacgcaaaaaaaaaaaagaaaaagaaaaaaaacgaagaggatagaaaaaaaatgtctCGCATAGAGCGTGTATCCTCCATATACATACTTGTCTCTCTTGGTCGTCCTCTTGATATGCTAATACGGTTATGGTTACTGCATCAGCTTCAGCTTCAGTTTCAGCTCCTGCTACTGCCTGCTATTGCCTGCCTGCCATTGGTGGTTTCTATTCTTTTGCGGTTGTCCTTGTCGCTTGTCGGAGAGAAAATTTCATTATGCCAATTACTTGCATCAAAGCAGCTGGATAATTGACTTTGCTTAGCGAACACCATACCAAACCTGCCTCTCTTCTGCCACCTCTCATCATCGTATTAGATTTTCCATGTGACAaagtctctctgtctcttacccCGTCATCGTTCTTCCCTTTTGCCGTTGCTGGTTCTGCCTAAAATAATTAAACTTAATTGACACTTTTTCGGCATCACCTTTGTCCTGGCCTTCTAATGAGCTTAACTTTTTAGTCATGCTTAGTTTTTACTGTAGCTCAGTTACAGTTTTACACCATGATGAGCATCGGTGTCACTTGCATCGTTTCCCATAATCAAAAAAGGGAAAGACTGacacagagagatagagaaagagagaacgAGTGAGTTGTAGACATAAAAGAAAACCAATTGAAAGAAAACGAGTAAAAGCACTTGAcgaaaattttacaatttacgCTGTTAAAAACAACTTAAGTATGCTTAATTGCTGCAGATAATAATAAATGTTATGATTGTAtaataaacacacacagacaaacaagCACACAGACATTTTCATGCCTACTTTTAGGGCTATCTGTAAATTTCATTTCGTCCATTTTACATTCATAGGATCATTtcgattttcatttaaaagacatttaagtgaaattttgatatattttttatgctgAGTTGAATCTGTAGGTTGCTGCATTCAATAAGGTTTTACAATCTGGAGTCAGTTAAGCCACCAAGTGATTTGGAATagtaaaatcaataaatcgATAGATAATGTTGCTAATGAGAGGACAGAGTTTAATGGATCCTAAAATAGTagaaaaaaacattcaattgAGTTGCCAGTTCTTTAGAGTCTTAGACATAATTTAGTTCCCTTTTCGATTCCTGTCAAAAATGTTAACTCATTCGTAATTCGTGAGCTCAAACGAAAACATTCAAttaagattttattttttccaaatttttgtttccgattttgttttggtttattttatcGAAATTCTTGCATAGCCCAAAATGAATTCTATCCAGATGAAGATGTTTGGTTCTATGTGGATAAGCCAAGCTGCATGAATAGCTATCAAAAGTATCCAAAGAGTCACAATTGGAAACTCTATGATAGATCGAGCAGTCGGGTGATGATGTACTGGCGCGACATTGAGGGttccaaaatggcggatgtaaaACGAAAGGATTTATACTTTACCAATTGGCCAAAGAACCGCATACGTCCGCAAGCCTGTCTCGGTATGCTTTATGCCACAGGACATCGTTTCATACGTTTAGCCCAGGCGGAACCCTCCGGCTTCAAGTGTGCTCCGCTGCCAGTGAATTTGGCCCAAGCAAGACAAATTAAGGGTAAGTATTGCCATTAAAGATTTGGGtttttcaattgaatatttcttttttcttgcaGTTGAGTTGCGTAAGAAACGCAAACGTGAAATGAAGGCAGCCAAAAAGGCCAAAAAGGAGGCCAAGAAAGCCAAAAAGAATACGGACAAGGGTAAAGGCAAGGGTGGTAAGGGTGGCCAGGGTGGCACCCAATCAAAAGTCATCACGTATAAAAATGTTGataaataaaagagaaaactTTAACCATATTTAAAAATCTATCAAATGGTTTACTAATGACTTTGCGTTTACAAAAGGGTTCGTCTTTCAGTGAACGCCaactatacacacacacaccacacacacacacacacacacacacacacacacaaatacacacacaatataCGCA
This region of Drosophila willistoni isolate 14030-0811.24 unplaced genomic scaffold, UCI_dwil_1.1 Seg8.1, whole genome shotgun sequence genomic DNA includes:
- the LOC6640833 gene encoding uncharacterized protein LOC6640833; the encoded protein is MAELACHTQNEFYPDEDVWFYVDKPSCMNSYQKYPKSHNWKLYDRSSSRVMMYWRDIEGSKMADVKRKDLYFTNWPKNRIRPQACLGMLYATGHRFIRLAQAEPSGFKCAPLPVNLAQARQIKVELRKKRKREMKAAKKAKKEAKKAKKNTDKGKGKGGKGGQGGTQSKVITYKNVDK